One region of Atribacterota bacterium genomic DNA includes:
- a CDS encoding GNAT family N-acetyltransferase gives MIDVTEVKIRGYQKEDRNAIREISIESSIFGEYRNAVFDDEVLADLLTAYFTDYEPVSCFVAEKKEYVMGYILGTKDVRKMRNVLKRKVIPGVVKDLSGKGQLFRKGNLIFIKNIVFSYFKGEFVAPDFSPEYPATLHINIAPQFRGQNVGSLLINHYLDFLKKESISGIHFGVLSERAKMFFLKLDFKVLFTGKYTFLNYLTGETLPHYIIGKKL, from the coding sequence ATGATAGATGTCACAGAAGTAAAAATTCGGGGTTATCAAAAAGAAGACCGGAATGCCATCCGTGAGATTAGCATTGAGAGCAGCATTTTTGGTGAATATCGGAATGCCGTTTTTGATGATGAGGTTCTGGCAGATTTACTCACTGCTTATTTTACTGATTATGAACCAGTTTCCTGTTTTGTAGCAGAGAAAAAAGAATATGTTATGGGTTATATATTGGGAACTAAAGATGTCAGAAAAATGCGTAATGTTCTTAAACGGAAGGTTATACCAGGTGTAGTAAAAGATTTATCTGGTAAAGGCCAGCTTTTTCGTAAGGGTAACCTGATTTTTATCAAAAATATAGTTTTTAGTTATTTTAAAGGAGAATTTGTGGCACCTGATTTTTCTCCTGAATATCCTGCAACATTACATATTAATATTGCTCCTCAATTCCGCGGACAAAATGTAGGTTCATTGCTGATAAATCATTATTTGGATTTTTTAAAAAAGGAAAGCATTTCAGGAATTCATTTTGGTGTCCTTTCTGAAAGAGCCAAAATGTTCTTTCTAAAATTGGATTTTAAAGTATTGTTTACTGGAAAATACACTTTCTTAAATTATCTAACCGGCGAAACTTTACCGCATTATATAATAGGGAAAAAATTATAA